Genomic segment of Candidatus Deferrimicrobium sp.:
CAGTCGAGAAGCTCCATCGACCGGCCCGGGATCCACTGCTGGTGAAACTCGTCGACAAAGCCCAGGAGAGCCGCGAAGATCGCCGCCCAAACAACGGCCGCCGCCGCGCCCTTGCCGGTCTCCCTGCGCCACAAGACGAACAGGAACCCGGCGATGCCGTAAAAGCAGAAGTGGGCGACCTTGTCCGCCCCCGGGAAGTTGGGGCCGACATCCAGGTTCGGTATCGACGTCAGCGTGAGGGTGAGCGCCACCCACCCCGCCAGCATCGCAAAATACAGCCGCCCGCGCGTCACCTCAGGCGCGGTCCTTTCGAACGTACCAGCGGTCGTAGAACGACTGGTACTCCCCGGTCTGGACCGCCCGCCACCACGGTTCGTTGTCGATGTACCAGCGCACCGTATTCCGCAGCCCCTCCTCGAAAGGGACCAGCGGGACGACGCCCAACTCCGCCCGGATCTTCTCATCGTCGATGGCGTACCGCCGGTCGTGTCCGGGGCGGTCGGGCACGAACTTCATCGACTTCTCGTCCTTCCCCATCGCGGCGATCAGCAACTTCGTGATCTCGATGTTCGTCCGCTCGTTTCCCCCGCCCACGTTGTAGATCTCGCCGGGGCGTCCGCGTTGCAGCACCGCATCCACCGCCC
This window contains:
- a CDS encoding VanZ family protein, whose amino-acid sequence is MTRGRLYFAMLAGWVALTLTLTSIPNLDVGPNFPGADKVAHFCFYGIAGFLFVLWRRETGKGAAAAVVWAAIFAALLGFVDEFHQQWIPGRSMELLDWASDFAGGTVGGFWSAVAASRFPFLLTQKNPAFSRAFKD